One window from the genome of Natronomonas pharaonis DSM 2160 encodes:
- a CDS encoding heavy-metal-associated domain-containing protein — protein MATTLSVPDMACGGCETEIEESLGELDGVDAVDADHEDGTVTVEGGADWNVLAEAVSEAGYSVD, from the coding sequence ATGGCAACGACGCTCTCAGTCCCCGACATGGCCTGCGGCGGTTGCGAGACCGAAATCGAGGAGTCGCTCGGCGAACTCGACGGCGTGGACGCCGTCGACGCTGACCACGAGGACGGCACCGTCACTGTCGAGGGCGGTGCCGACTGGAACGTGCTCGCCGAAGCCGTCTCCGAAGCAGGGTACAGCGTCGACTAA
- a CDS encoding DUF3006 domain-containing protein codes for MRTATALCVVALLSTALLSGVAAAEADQTAVVDRIGDDYAVMLIEEDGETVDQAVVDPETLPDEGRYEGAIYQVVDGEYVYDGEESDDRDSRLGELLEALSERLS; via the coding sequence ATGCGCACTGCAACCGCGCTGTGTGTCGTAGCATTGCTTTCGACTGCCCTGCTGTCCGGCGTCGCTGCTGCTGAAGCCGACCAGACAGCCGTTGTCGACCGCATCGGCGACGACTACGCTGTCATGCTCATCGAGGAAGACGGCGAGACGGTCGACCAAGCTGTCGTCGACCCCGAAACACTCCCTGATGAGGGCCGCTATGAGGGGGCCATCTATCAGGTCGTCGACGGTGAGTACGTCTACGACGGCGAGGAAAGCGACGACCGGGACAGCCGCCTCGGAGAGCTACTGGAGGCGCTGTCGGAACGACTCTCGTAG
- a CDS encoding 2,5-diamino-6-(ribosylamino)-4(3H)-pyrimidinone 5'-phosphate reductase — protein sequence MDVTVNAAMSADGKLSSRRREQIAISGDADFERMYRLRAAVDAVLVGVGTVLADNPSLRSHDEAHRAEVYGPDADPPARVVADSACRTPPDADILAGEPDTYVLTSGAAPEDRRAALREAGAELIVTDGDRVSLSTAFAELAARGIDRLMVEGGGELIFSLFEAGLVDSLSVYIGDLVIGGRDAPTLADGEGFVADFPELELDEVERLDEGVVLYWEVV from the coding sequence ATGGACGTTACCGTCAACGCCGCGATGAGCGCGGACGGCAAGCTCTCCTCGCGCCGACGCGAGCAGATAGCCATCAGCGGCGACGCGGACTTCGAGCGGATGTACCGGCTGCGGGCGGCCGTTGACGCAGTACTCGTCGGCGTCGGGACGGTACTGGCCGACAACCCCTCGCTTCGGAGCCACGACGAGGCGCACCGAGCCGAGGTATACGGGCCGGATGCTGACCCACCCGCACGAGTGGTCGCGGATTCGGCGTGTCGGACGCCACCGGACGCCGACATCCTCGCTGGCGAGCCGGATACCTACGTACTGACGAGCGGCGCGGCCCCCGAAGACCGACGAGCGGCGCTTCGGGAAGCGGGCGCGGAACTCATCGTCACTGATGGCGACCGTGTCTCGCTTTCTACGGCGTTCGCCGAGCTTGCGGCCCGCGGCATCGACCGGCTGATGGTCGAGGGCGGCGGCGAGCTGATATTTTCGCTTTTTGAGGCCGGACTCGTCGATTCGCTTTCGGTCTACATCGGCGACCTCGTCATTGGTGGTCGGGATGCACCCACACTGGCCGACGGCGAGGGGTTCGTTGCGGACTTCCCCGAACTCGAACTCGACGAGGTCGAGCGGCTCGATGAGGGGGTCGTCCTCTACTGGGAGGTTGTCTGA
- a CDS encoding AsnC family transcriptional regulator: MRDIDETDRELLRLLLEDGRRPYKELAEAVELSPPAVSDRIDRLRELGVIQRFTVDVDRSKLREGVRLAVTLSVRPGETTAVREALADVEGVEHVFATADSRLFVVATFPSGDIETHLAAAFDTGAVEAVEATPLVGADWHPALGEVTLGLECAECGNTVTDEGVSATIDGDRYEFCCGSCEARFEERYAELQQNA, translated from the coding sequence ATGCGCGATATCGATGAGACGGACCGCGAGCTGCTGCGGCTGCTGCTGGAGGACGGGCGGCGGCCCTACAAAGAGCTGGCCGAGGCGGTCGAGCTCTCGCCGCCGGCCGTCAGCGACCGCATCGACCGCCTCCGGGAGCTGGGTGTCATCCAACGCTTTACGGTGGATGTCGACCGCTCGAAGCTCCGTGAGGGAGTCAGGCTGGCGGTGACGCTATCGGTGCGCCCGGGCGAGACGACCGCCGTCCGCGAGGCGCTCGCCGATGTCGAGGGAGTCGAGCACGTATTTGCGACCGCCGACAGCCGGCTGTTTGTCGTCGCGACGTTCCCGTCCGGCGACATCGAGACGCATCTGGCGGCGGCATTCGATACCGGGGCCGTCGAAGCCGTTGAGGCAACCCCGCTTGTGGGTGCTGACTGGCATCCGGCGCTCGGTGAGGTGACCCTCGGATTGGAGTGTGCCGAGTGTGGTAACACCGTCACTGACGAGGGGGTCTCGGCGACAATTGACGGCGACCGCTACGAGTTCTGCTGTGGCTCCTGTGAGGCTCGGTTCGAAGAACGGTATGCGGAGCTACAGCAGAACGCTTAG
- a CDS encoding DUF309 domain-containing protein: MDDHTVDNDVPPPTNGDPTGWQRRRGRSNGWEHGTLRRAVVHGVRLYNDGAYHESHDCFEAEWYNYGRGTAESAFLHGMVQVAAGAYKHFDFEDDDGMRSLFETALQYLEGMPRDYYGVDVLAVRTAVTNAINDPAELAGWQIPLDGERPTARPVDFEYARRLD; this comes from the coding sequence ATGGACGACCACACCGTCGACAACGATGTCCCGCCGCCGACGAACGGCGACCCGACCGGCTGGCAGCGCCGCCGCGGTCGCTCGAACGGCTGGGAGCACGGCACGCTCCGGCGGGCGGTCGTCCACGGTGTTCGGCTCTACAACGACGGGGCGTATCACGAGTCCCACGACTGTTTTGAAGCGGAGTGGTACAACTACGGCCGTGGCACAGCCGAAAGCGCCTTTCTCCACGGGATGGTCCAAGTCGCTGCGGGCGCGTACAAGCACTTCGACTTCGAGGACGACGACGGCATGCGCAGCCTCTTCGAGACGGCCCTACAGTACTTGGAGGGGATGCCTCGCGACTACTACGGCGTCGATGTCCTCGCTGTCCGGACGGCGGTCACGAACGCCATCAACGACCCAGCAGAGCTTGCGGGCTGGCAGATTCCGCTTGACGGCGAGCGCCCGACAGCGCGGCCGGTCGACTTCGAGTACGCTCGGCGTCTCGACTGA
- a CDS encoding MBL fold metallo-hydrolase, producing the protein MASTAEQAPVGISATELKRLFDSGERFVLVDTRDRESFESWRLADARQYLYKPHHEFDCEAFEAETGIGSEESVVTICAKGKSSRALAEELAAAGYDDVRYVEDGMRAWSAVYDAVDIDAGGDADIVQIQRRAKGCLGYLVADPEAGVAAAVDPTRHTDEFVAAAAERGWQIERVLDTHIHADHISGGRQLADELSVPYHLGERVSDRDVGVDYEPLARNEVVTVGDVDLKAVFTPGHTSGMASYLVDENALLTGDTVFVDSVGRTELQFGAADADTGAKLLYESLHGTILAEPDSVTVLPGHFHVGDDGSYGIDPGTPAATTVAKLRTELPVLELDRASFVATVRDAAPEKPPNYERIIAINRGRASPDDEVEAIELELGPNRCAAE; encoded by the coding sequence ATGGCTTCAACAGCCGAGCAGGCCCCCGTCGGTATCTCCGCGACAGAGCTGAAACGGCTCTTCGACAGTGGTGAACGGTTCGTCCTCGTTGACACCCGCGACCGGGAGAGCTTCGAGAGCTGGCGGCTAGCAGACGCCCGTCAGTATCTCTACAAACCGCACCACGAGTTCGATTGTGAGGCCTTCGAGGCCGAAACCGGAATCGGCAGCGAGGAGTCGGTCGTCACCATCTGTGCCAAGGGCAAATCCTCCCGAGCGCTGGCCGAGGAGCTGGCGGCAGCCGGCTACGACGACGTGCGATACGTCGAAGACGGGATGCGCGCCTGGAGCGCCGTCTACGATGCCGTAGACATCGATGCTGGCGGCGACGCAGACATCGTCCAGATACAGCGCCGGGCGAAGGGCTGTCTGGGCTATCTCGTCGCCGACCCCGAAGCGGGTGTCGCCGCTGCTGTCGACCCGACGCGGCACACGGACGAGTTCGTCGCCGCCGCTGCGGAGCGCGGCTGGCAAATCGAACGCGTTCTCGATACTCATATTCACGCCGACCACATCAGCGGCGGCCGGCAACTCGCCGACGAGCTGTCGGTGCCGTATCACCTCGGCGAGCGGGTTTCTGACCGCGATGTCGGTGTCGACTACGAGCCACTGGCACGCAACGAGGTCGTCACCGTCGGCGACGTCGACCTCAAGGCGGTCTTTACCCCCGGACACACGTCCGGAATGGCGAGCTACCTCGTCGACGAGAATGCGCTCCTGACTGGCGACACCGTCTTTGTCGACAGCGTCGGCCGCACCGAGCTCCAGTTCGGCGCTGCCGACGCCGACACGGGTGCCAAGCTGTTGTACGAGTCGCTCCACGGAACAATACTCGCCGAACCGGACTCGGTGACGGTGCTTCCGGGCCACTTCCACGTCGGCGACGACGGCAGCTACGGCATCGACCCCGGCACCCCCGCTGCGACCACCGTCGCCAAGCTCCGGACCGAGCTCCCGGTGCTGGAACTCGACCGTGCGTCGTTCGTTGCGACCGTCCGCGATGCCGCCCCGGAGAAGCCACCGAACTACGAGCGCATCATCGCTATCAACCGCGGACGGGCCAGCCCCGATGACGAGGTCGAGGCCATCGAACTCGAACTCGGACCGAACCGGTGTGCCGCTGAGTGA
- a CDS encoding PAS domain S-box protein, translated as MSTHVSVLCVGDGAPVQDATTRLEREDDSITVETETKAADALAAVEERQPDCVVSGYALPEADGVELLSSVREVAPGLPFVLIADTIPEADAQRAISLDVTDYFCTDVGAAREELLTERVVSAARQGKEIAASHRSTEQLEREYETVFENVQEALFLLDVDEEGDIRFQRINQREADAIGKSTAAVRGKTPVEVFGEELGAELEANYRECLEKQASITYEEELVFDEEPTVWQTTLTPIVIDGAVERIVGATREITGLKRTQEELERKNDLFEQAQEIADLGAWETDLRTGEGWWTKEVNEIYGLEPDYQPEAGEGIEYYHPEDRPEVREAFERAVEEGESYDIEARIGDAEETRRWARLRGQPRMEDGDAVAVRGTIQDITERKQREQDLERARERLRVLFDEAPDTIVVHDEDGEVIDVNQRLVDELGYSRDELESMTVTDWEVGWELDDLQARWRDMSVGEVIKAEAEHKRRDGSTFPVAVWVNKLTVDGEPRYVAMARDSTERKEREAELRTLKERFELAVDGANLGVWDWDMTTDEVEFNDNWATMLGHDPEEISSSLDEWERRVHPDDLEPVEAALEAHIDGETDYYDTEHRMRTADGGWKWIRDIGQVVEHDADGNPIRAVGIHIDIDERKRAEQELREEREMFTQGPAIVFRWRDEPGWPVEYVTENIETVLGYTPEALLSGEIPFSDIVHEGDAERVQREVEESSGPDTERFSHDPYRVVTADGETRWVLDHTRNRREDGEITHRLGYLVDITERKQREQELRYYERIIEAFSDIATVIGPDGTIQYVSPSVRAVLGYEPDELIGEEGFGYQPQEDTDRVAAAIDEVLEDPSTVRTVETRFRRADGSWCWIEATIQNRLDDDVIDGLLVNSRDITERKERERELEVTKDRLDMALDASRLGVYDWDVADESITFDDRVAELLGFDPEEFEHDLSAWAELTHPEDLPRVESDVEAMLNGDRTSARSEYRVRTKNGDWRWIRSHGRVVEWTGDGEPDRIVGVHQDITERKEREQRLQQFREAIEQTGHAVYITDRDGTIEYVNPAFEELTGYSEAETLGETPNILSSGEYDESFYETFWEALENGEQWEAEMIDQRADGEEIILHQTISPLVDGDEPQKYVAIAQDVTDRKEYEEALKTAREELRQVIDLVPDLVFVKNRDGEYLLANEATADAYGMSPDELEGKKESDVIPEVEDSEQFRKDDIEVIESGEPKEVPEEKLTTADGETRILETTKIPYQSAETSDDAVLGYARDITELKEYEQTLERQRDDLEVLNQVVRHDIRNDLQLVLAYADLLEDHVDEEGEEFIRQVLKAARDAVNITTTARDVTEVLLQSTDDPRPVNLRRVLEEQAEDIRSSHERTLVTVEGPLPSCRVLADGMLESVFRNLLSNAIQHNDKALPEVALSATADDDTVVVRIADNGPGIPDDRKEQIFEEGEKGLDSEGTGLGLYLVETLVDRYGGEVRVEDNDPDGSVFVVELQRAE; from the coding sequence ATGTCTACGCACGTCTCCGTTCTCTGCGTTGGCGACGGCGCACCCGTTCAGGATGCGACAACACGCCTCGAACGCGAGGATGATAGCATCACGGTGGAGACGGAGACCAAAGCGGCAGACGCGCTTGCGGCGGTTGAGGAGCGGCAGCCGGACTGTGTGGTCTCAGGATATGCACTGCCGGAAGCAGACGGCGTGGAGTTGCTGTCATCGGTTCGTGAAGTCGCCCCGGGGCTTCCGTTCGTCCTCATCGCAGACACGATTCCGGAAGCCGACGCACAGCGGGCCATCTCCCTCGACGTAACCGATTACTTCTGTACTGATGTCGGCGCCGCTCGTGAGGAACTCCTTACCGAGCGCGTCGTGAGCGCAGCCAGACAGGGCAAAGAGATAGCAGCCAGCCACCGAAGCACGGAACAGTTAGAGCGAGAGTACGAGACTGTCTTCGAAAACGTTCAGGAGGCACTGTTTCTGCTCGATGTCGACGAGGAGGGTGACATTCGGTTTCAGCGAATCAACCAGCGCGAGGCGGACGCAATCGGCAAATCAACGGCGGCGGTTCGCGGTAAGACACCCGTCGAAGTGTTCGGCGAGGAGCTCGGAGCCGAACTCGAAGCGAATTACCGTGAATGCCTCGAAAAGCAGGCCTCGATTACGTACGAAGAGGAACTGGTATTCGACGAAGAGCCAACTGTCTGGCAGACGACGCTGACTCCCATCGTCATCGACGGAGCCGTCGAGCGAATCGTCGGAGCCACGCGGGAGATTACCGGGCTGAAGCGCACACAGGAGGAGCTAGAACGAAAAAACGACCTCTTCGAGCAGGCACAGGAGATCGCCGACCTCGGCGCGTGGGAAACGGACCTGCGCACCGGAGAGGGGTGGTGGACCAAGGAAGTAAACGAGATATACGGACTGGAGCCAGACTACCAGCCGGAAGCCGGCGAGGGTATCGAGTACTACCACCCTGAAGACCGTCCGGAGGTGCGGGAGGCGTTCGAGCGGGCTGTCGAGGAGGGAGAATCCTACGACATAGAGGCCCGCATCGGTGATGCAGAAGAGACGCGCCGGTGGGCTCGTCTCCGCGGCCAGCCCCGGATGGAGGACGGCGACGCTGTGGCGGTTCGAGGAACGATTCAGGACATCACCGAGCGAAAGCAGCGGGAACAAGACCTCGAGCGGGCCCGAGAACGGCTCCGGGTGCTGTTCGACGAGGCACCGGACACTATCGTCGTCCACGATGAAGATGGCGAAGTAATCGACGTGAACCAGCGGCTTGTCGACGAACTCGGCTACAGCCGCGACGAACTCGAATCGATGACCGTCACCGACTGGGAAGTCGGCTGGGAGCTGGACGACCTTCAAGCCCGCTGGCGAGACATGTCGGTTGGAGAGGTCATCAAGGCTGAAGCGGAGCACAAGCGCCGTGACGGATCGACGTTCCCCGTGGCGGTGTGGGTCAACAAGCTCACTGTCGACGGCGAGCCTCGCTACGTCGCGATGGCCAGAGACAGTACCGAGCGCAAAGAGCGCGAAGCGGAGCTTCGGACGCTCAAAGAGCGGTTCGAGCTCGCCGTCGACGGCGCAAACCTCGGCGTCTGGGACTGGGACATGACGACAGACGAAGTCGAGTTCAACGACAACTGGGCGACGATGCTCGGCCACGACCCCGAGGAAATCAGCTCGTCGCTCGACGAGTGGGAGCGCCGTGTCCATCCCGACGACCTCGAACCAGTCGAGGCGGCGCTGGAAGCCCACATTGACGGCGAAACGGACTACTACGATACGGAACACCGGATGCGAACCGCCGACGGCGGCTGGAAATGGATACGAGACATCGGACAGGTGGTCGAACATGACGCCGACGGCAACCCCATTCGGGCAGTCGGTATTCACATCGATATCGACGAGCGAAAACGGGCCGAGCAGGAACTCCGCGAGGAACGGGAGATGTTCACTCAGGGGCCGGCCATCGTTTTCAGATGGCGTGATGAACCCGGATGGCCGGTTGAGTACGTCACCGAGAACATCGAAACGGTGCTCGGCTACACTCCGGAAGCGCTTCTTTCCGGTGAAATACCGTTCTCCGATATCGTTCACGAGGGCGATGCAGAGCGTGTTCAGCGAGAGGTAGAAGAAAGCAGCGGCCCGGACACCGAGCGGTTCAGCCACGACCCATACCGCGTCGTGACCGCAGACGGTGAAACCAGATGGGTGCTCGACCACACGAGAAACCGCCGCGAGGACGGCGAGATTACCCACCGCCTCGGCTACCTCGTCGACATCACCGAGCGAAAGCAGCGGGAACAGGAACTCAGATACTACGAACGGATCATCGAGGCATTCAGCGACATCGCGACGGTCATCGGCCCGGACGGAACGATACAGTACGTGAGCCCGTCCGTTCGGGCTGTCCTCGGCTACGAGCCCGACGAGTTGATTGGCGAGGAGGGGTTCGGCTACCAGCCACAGGAGGACACCGACCGCGTCGCAGCGGCCATCGACGAGGTGCTGGAGGACCCGTCGACGGTTCGCACGGTGGAGACAAGATTCCGACGCGCCGACGGGTCGTGGTGCTGGATAGAGGCGACAATACAGAACCGTCTCGACGACGACGTAATCGACGGCCTGCTGGTCAACAGTCGTGACATCACAGAGCGCAAAGAGCGCGAGCGCGAACTCGAGGTAACGAAGGACCGACTCGACATGGCCCTCGATGCATCGAGACTCGGCGTCTACGATTGGGACGTTGCCGATGAGTCGATTACCTTCGACGACCGTGTCGCGGAGCTACTCGGGTTCGACCCGGAGGAGTTCGAACACGACCTCTCTGCTTGGGCTGAGTTGACCCACCCCGAGGACCTCCCCCGCGTCGAGTCGGATGTCGAGGCGATGTTGAACGGGGATAGGACCTCCGCGCGCAGCGAATACCGCGTCCGTACGAAGAACGGCGACTGGCGGTGGATACGAAGCCACGGTCGAGTCGTAGAATGGACCGGTGACGGCGAGCCGGACCGTATCGTCGGTGTCCACCAGGACATCACAGAGCGCAAAGAGCGCGAACAGCGGCTCCAGCAGTTCCGGGAAGCCATCGAGCAGACGGGACACGCGGTTTATATCACCGACCGCGACGGGACCATCGAGTACGTCAACCCCGCATTCGAGGAGCTGACCGGCTACAGCGAAGCCGAGACACTCGGCGAAACACCGAACATTCTCAGCTCCGGCGAGTACGACGAGTCGTTCTACGAAACGTTCTGGGAGGCGCTCGAAAACGGTGAGCAATGGGAGGCCGAAATGATTGACCAGCGTGCCGACGGCGAGGAAATCATCCTCCACCAGACCATATCGCCGCTCGTCGATGGTGACGAACCACAGAAGTACGTCGCCATCGCACAGGACGTCACCGACCGGAAGGAGTACGAGGAAGCTTTGAAAACAGCCCGCGAGGAGCTCCGGCAGGTCATCGACCTCGTCCCGGACCTGGTTTTCGTCAAGAACCGCGACGGCGAGTATCTGCTCGCCAACGAGGCGACTGCTGACGCCTACGGGATGTCGCCCGACGAACTCGAAGGCAAGAAGGAAAGCGATGTCATTCCCGAAGTCGAAGACTCCGAGCAGTTCCGAAAAGACGACATCGAGGTCATCGAATCCGGTGAGCCGAAAGAGGTTCCCGAAGAGAAGCTGACCACCGCCGACGGAGAGACCAGAATCCTCGAGACGACAAAGATTCCCTACCAATCTGCAGAGACGAGCGACGACGCCGTCCTCGGCTACGCTCGTGACATCACGGAGCTCAAAGAATACGAACAGACCCTCGAACGGCAACGCGACGACCTCGAGGTACTCAATCAGGTCGTCCGCCACGACATCCGCAACGACCTCCAGCTCGTGCTCGCCTACGCGGACCTGCTCGAAGACCACGTCGACGAGGAGGGCGAAGAGTTCATCCGGCAGGTCCTCAAGGCGGCGCGGGACGCGGTCAACATCACGACGACCGCCCGAGATGTCACCGAAGTACTGCTCCAGTCGACCGACGACCCGCGACCGGTCAACCTCCGGCGGGTCCTCGAAGAGCAGGCCGAAGACATCCGTTCCAGCCACGAGAGAACTCTTGTGACCGTCGAGGGACCGTTGCCGTCGTGTCGAGTGCTGGCCGATGGAATGTTGGAGTCGGTGTTCCGAAACCTGCTCTCGAACGCCATCCAGCACAACGATAAGGCCCTTCCTGAAGTGGCACTCTCTGCGACAGCCGATGACGACACCGTCGTGGTACGAATCGCCGACAACGGCCCCGGTATTCCTGACGACAGGAAGGAACAAATCTTCGAGGAGGGCGAGAAAGGCCTCGACAGCGAGGGGACGGGGCTGGGGCTGTATCTCGTCGAGACGCTCGTCGACCGTTACGGCGGCGAGGTCCGCGTCGAGGACAACGACCCCGACGGCAGCGTCTTCGTCGTCGAACTCCAGCGGGCCGAATGA
- a CDS encoding heavy metal translocating P-type ATPase has protein sequence MATETRIEVGGMHCSTCSETVAESVEALDGVRSASVNYATDSATVEYDPGTASLSDIYGAISEAGYEPRRETRTIEVGGMHCSTCSETVAGALAEVPGAIDASVNYATDEATVEYNPEAFSVETARAAIEDAGYDPVVDESDDDGDAGGSAAERELRKQRRLVVGGGLLTLPFIYLMTAMFSPLPQPDTVAGVPFGWVEFVFATALMATLGKEFIVGAYTAARNRTANMDTLVAVGTTAGYLFSTAVVLGAITGDLYFEAVGFILWFITVGNWLEARSKARASDALRELLRMEAEEATVVVDGEERTVPLSEVAVGDRLKVRPGERIPTDGVVVDGDSAVDESMLTGESVPVEKSPGDEVVGSTVNENGVLVVEATKVGEDTALQQIVRRVKEAQSRQPDIQRLVDRVSGYFVPAVIVNAVVWAILWAAFPTELYSLVQYLPFEQVGGGPVAGGVPLFEFSMVVFASAVLIACPCALGLATPAATMVGSTISAKNGVLFKGGDILERVREVDAVVFDKTGTLTEGEMQLTDVVPLDSHRPDGGAVTTPAVDETYVLSAAASAEAGSEHPLGQAIVAGAKERAIDVTEPTEFENVPGKGVTATTDHGEVLVGNRKLLEDRGVDTAPASETMAELEAEGKTAMVVAVDGAVVGVVATADTVRESATETVAALTERGYDVFMLTGDNERTAHAVAAEVGIPEANVRASVLPDEKADVIDAIQADGTHAMMVGDGVNDAPALTTANIGVAIGSGTDVAIEAADVTLMRSDPADVLKALRISQATISKVWQNLFWAFAYNTTLIPIASLGLLNPALAGAAMAASSVSVMTNSLAFANYEPTSDYVPLPLRPLAALR, from the coding sequence ATGGCAACCGAAACGCGAATCGAGGTCGGGGGGATGCATTGCTCGACCTGCTCGGAAACCGTCGCCGAGTCGGTCGAGGCCCTCGATGGTGTCCGTTCGGCCTCGGTCAACTACGCGACCGATTCGGCGACGGTCGAGTACGACCCCGGTACGGCATCGCTGTCGGACATCTACGGGGCAATCTCCGAGGCCGGGTATGAGCCACGGCGGGAGACGCGCACCATCGAGGTCGGTGGGATGCATTGTTCGACCTGCTCGGAAACCGTCGCGGGGGCGCTCGCGGAGGTGCCGGGGGCCATCGATGCCTCCGTCAACTACGCGACCGACGAGGCGACAGTCGAATATAATCCGGAGGCGTTCTCGGTGGAAACTGCCCGTGCGGCAATCGAAGACGCGGGATACGACCCGGTCGTCGACGAGAGCGACGACGACGGTGACGCGGGCGGGTCGGCCGCCGAGCGCGAACTGCGGAAACAGCGCCGCCTCGTCGTCGGCGGCGGACTACTCACGCTTCCCTTCATCTACCTCATGACGGCGATGTTCTCTCCCCTCCCGCAGCCGGACACCGTTGCCGGTGTCCCCTTCGGGTGGGTGGAGTTCGTCTTCGCGACGGCGCTGATGGCAACGCTCGGCAAGGAGTTCATCGTCGGCGCATACACCGCGGCCCGAAACCGGACCGCGAATATGGACACGCTGGTTGCGGTCGGGACAACCGCCGGCTACCTCTTCAGTACGGCCGTGGTTCTCGGCGCGATTACCGGCGACCTCTACTTCGAGGCGGTTGGCTTCATCCTCTGGTTTATCACCGTCGGCAACTGGTTGGAGGCCCGCTCGAAAGCTCGGGCCTCCGACGCGCTTCGTGAACTCCTCCGGATGGAGGCCGAAGAGGCGACCGTCGTCGTCGATGGCGAGGAACGGACGGTGCCGCTCTCAGAGGTCGCGGTCGGCGACCGGCTGAAGGTCCGTCCGGGCGAGCGAATTCCGACGGACGGCGTCGTCGTCGACGGCGATTCGGCGGTCGACGAGTCGATGTTGACCGGCGAATCGGTCCCCGTCGAGAAGTCGCCGGGCGACGAGGTCGTCGGCTCGACGGTCAACGAAAACGGCGTGCTCGTCGTCGAGGCGACGAAGGTCGGCGAGGATACCGCCCTCCAGCAGATTGTCCGCCGCGTCAAGGAAGCCCAATCCCGCCAGCCGGACATCCAGCGGCTTGTCGACCGCGTCAGCGGCTACTTCGTCCCGGCGGTCATCGTCAACGCCGTCGTCTGGGCAATTCTGTGGGCGGCGTTCCCGACCGAACTCTACAGTCTGGTTCAGTATCTCCCCTTCGAGCAGGTCGGCGGCGGCCCGGTTGCCGGCGGCGTGCCGCTGTTCGAGTTCTCGATGGTCGTTTTCGCGTCGGCGGTGCTCATCGCTTGTCCCTGTGCGCTCGGGTTGGCGACGCCCGCGGCGACGATGGTCGGCTCGACGATATCGGCGAAGAACGGCGTCCTCTTCAAGGGCGGCGACATCCTCGAACGGGTTCGGGAGGTCGATGCGGTCGTCTTCGACAAAACCGGCACCCTGACCGAAGGCGAGATGCAGCTGACCGATGTCGTCCCGCTCGACAGCCACCGACCGGACGGCGGAGCCGTTACCACACCCGCAGTCGACGAGACGTACGTTCTGTCGGCGGCGGCCAGCGCCGAAGCTGGCTCCGAGCACCCGCTCGGTCAGGCTATCGTTGCGGGAGCCAAAGAGCGTGCTATCGATGTCACGGAGCCGACGGAGTTCGAGAACGTTCCGGGCAAGGGTGTCACAGCAACGACCGACCACGGCGAAGTGCTCGTCGGGAACCGGAAGCTCCTCGAAGACCGCGGCGTGGACACGGCCCCCGCCAGCGAGACGATGGCGGAACTCGAAGCCGAGGGCAAGACGGCGATGGTCGTCGCCGTAGATGGCGCGGTCGTCGGCGTCGTTGCGACGGCCGACACCGTTCGGGAAAGCGCCACCGAAACCGTTGCGGCGCTCACCGAGCGCGGCTACGACGTGTTCATGCTCACCGGCGACAACGAGCGGACCGCCCACGCCGTCGCTGCCGAAGTCGGCATTCCCGAAGCGAACGTCAGAGCGAGCGTTCTGCCCGACGAGAAGGCCGATGTCATCGATGCTATCCAGGCCGACGGCACGCATGCGATGATGGTCGGCGACGGGGTCAACGACGCGCCGGCGCTGACGACGGCGAACATCGGCGTCGCCATCGGTTCCGGGACCGACGTTGCCATCGAGGCCGCAGACGTGACGCTGATGCGCTCGGACCCGGCCGACGTGCTCAAGGCGCTCCGCATCTCGCAGGCGACTATCTCGAAGGTCTGGCAGAACCTCTTTTGGGCGTTCGCATACAACACGACGCTCATCCCCATAGCGTCGCTTGGACTGCTGAACCCGGCGCTTGCTGGGGCCGCGATGGCCGCCTCCAGCGTCTCGGTCATGACAAACAGCCTCGCGTTCGCCAACTACGAGCCGACCAGCGACTACGTGCCGCTGCCGCTGCGGCCGCTGGCCGCGCTCCGGTGA